From a single bacterium genomic region:
- a CDS encoding PD-(D/E)XK nuclease family protein: MLRIIRDRFDFEEKGGILLFPNSSAIRDAVLRLLPPGKAKLGNWTFTPKSFISDFDKYLDLPKELDSIDQVFLVKRILASNPELSDSARIAGIVIDISSVLLALRRAGYTTDIGFNKAYAKKSWRYGARQKQLAELLQRYNEELKAMDCTDSAERESAAIDLLCKKGPSLSFGHIDKVSAIWFDELRHMDARILVAMACHTDVDFYLPTSDIAFEDKKLNKSLMSSVKLLEDIATELGVEVIHKPLLNTKVDIPARDIVLAIAARNGYIENLPKSIIGQWPRLTVFEAKNGLQENELVSSAVKALHLDNSIAYESISIFTDNPEHTVRDLDDMGIPFIGPRAFPFVSNMISKLVLRIRDTIESDISRKSVLSLFKNPLLANTDIEQIDTLLCAYGFRGIQDLPLLKSENIKENEREAALKALELLESVKDILFPALYYKKITGNIFSNILWRFFKKFDISDRIMEQALQTDSYIKSSILFKSFENIEDLIERFKDSPEDYFSSHCDLLVKLIPAEQDEIINGQGVHIRPLSEIYRCDTKIAIIPGCIQGDVPKNDSDYLFLTSSEAVGLGINLENSLLRRFYNILTVVAKTDLTIMTHSLSEEDRPLPPSPIIVSFMRALGDNKEKYLKKNAAHASSLLLRSFSLKNQQIEAGRLLCRPRAEIGTITHKLEGVKGLDRAIHSLRVFNYIKKFESSIYDGVLGRRFSCEKSSPRNGLSVTRLNSYNICPLNYFFSKILGIETPPEPEEPIERKIEGSVFHKALELLWKKRIEGYFDGNDIPWRIQKTVSDFEAAYRKIAITSENYQNSLNSIEDFVSEAISNQKIKDQDFSIEDFKRRICLALKRYIEALVKISDEFVPIATETSLQGEFNNIPIYGKVDRIDCDSRGRLRIIDYKSGGSPKLNDILEMNAIQLPLYCLMAEKYGDVVGAHYWIGFSKLKPSLSARFEREDYPGDKNENSIPMDEWRALLDKYSALTKKLIADIDNCNFPPEPAGGECPKWCEFFNICNKDISRPPFRGGENDKG; encoded by the coding sequence ATGTTAAGGATAATTCGAGATCGATTCGATTTCGAAGAGAAGGGTGGAATTCTCCTTTTTCCCAACAGTTCGGCCATTAGAGATGCTGTTCTAAGGCTTCTTCCACCGGGTAAAGCTAAACTTGGGAATTGGACTTTCACACCGAAATCCTTTATTTCCGATTTCGATAAGTATCTCGATCTTCCTAAAGAACTAGATTCTATCGATCAAGTTTTCCTTGTTAAAAGGATACTTGCCAGCAACCCCGAACTAAGCGACTCCGCTCGAATAGCGGGTATAGTTATCGATATTTCTTCGGTGCTTCTCGCCCTGAGGCGTGCAGGCTACACAACAGATATCGGCTTTAATAAGGCATATGCCAAGAAGTCTTGGCGCTATGGAGCACGGCAAAAACAACTTGCCGAGCTTCTCCAGCGCTATAACGAGGAGCTTAAAGCTATGGATTGCACAGATTCGGCTGAAAGAGAATCTGCTGCAATAGATCTTCTTTGCAAAAAAGGGCCTTCACTTTCTTTTGGTCACATAGACAAAGTATCCGCGATCTGGTTTGATGAGCTTAGGCACATGGATGCCAGAATATTGGTTGCCATGGCTTGTCATACAGATGTAGATTTTTATTTACCTACAAGCGATATCGCCTTCGAGGATAAAAAGCTAAACAAGTCTTTGATGTCATCGGTTAAGCTTCTGGAGGATATTGCGACCGAACTTGGCGTCGAGGTGATACATAAACCGTTGCTAAACACAAAAGTCGATATACCCGCTCGGGACATCGTTCTTGCGATAGCCGCTCGAAACGGATACATAGAAAATCTGCCAAAATCTATCATAGGGCAATGGCCACGCTTAACGGTTTTCGAGGCAAAAAACGGCCTCCAAGAAAACGAGCTTGTAAGCTCGGCTGTTAAAGCGCTTCATTTGGATAACAGTATCGCTTATGAATCTATCTCCATCTTTACTGACAATCCAGAGCACACTGTCAGAGACCTCGATGACATGGGAATACCTTTCATCGGTCCGCGTGCTTTTCCCTTCGTTTCAAATATGATCTCAAAACTCGTTCTTAGGATTCGAGACACAATAGAATCAGACATTTCGAGAAAAAGTGTTCTCTCCCTTTTTAAAAATCCTTTATTGGCAAACACAGACATAGAGCAAATAGATACATTGCTTTGTGCTTATGGTTTCAGGGGCATACAAGATTTACCTCTTTTGAAATCCGAGAATATAAAGGAAAATGAGAGAGAAGCGGCTTTAAAAGCTCTGGAGTTGCTTGAGAGCGTTAAGGATATTCTTTTCCCGGCACTCTATTATAAAAAGATAACTGGTAATATTTTTTCGAACATACTTTGGAGGTTTTTTAAAAAGTTCGATATTTCCGATAGAATCATGGAGCAAGCACTTCAAACTGATTCTTATATTAAGAGCTCGATTCTATTCAAATCCTTTGAGAATATCGAAGATCTTATCGAACGATTCAAAGATTCTCCCGAGGACTATTTTTCAAGCCACTGTGACCTTCTTGTGAAACTCATTCCAGCTGAGCAGGATGAAATCATTAACGGACAGGGTGTTCACATTCGCCCTCTCAGCGAAATCTATCGATGTGACACAAAAATCGCGATTATCCCAGGGTGCATCCAAGGTGATGTCCCAAAAAATGACAGCGATTATCTTTTTCTAACCTCAAGCGAGGCGGTCGGACTCGGAATAAATCTTGAAAATTCGCTATTGAGGCGTTTTTATAATATCCTAACGGTCGTTGCAAAAACCGACTTAACGATAATGACGCACTCGCTTTCAGAGGAAGACAGACCACTTCCGCCCTCTCCGATAATAGTTTCTTTTATGCGGGCTCTGGGTGATAATAAAGAAAAATACCTCAAAAAAAATGCCGCCCATGCTTCGAGTTTGCTTTTAAGGTCTTTTTCCTTAAAAAACCAACAAATCGAAGCTGGCAGACTTCTATGTCGGCCTCGGGCAGAAATTGGGACAATCACCCACAAACTCGAAGGTGTCAAAGGCCTAGATAGAGCGATTCACTCATTACGGGTTTTTAATTATATAAAGAAGTTTGAATCGAGTATTTATGATGGTGTTTTAGGAAGGCGTTTTTCTTGCGAAAAATCTTCGCCTCGCAACGGCCTGAGTGTAACGCGGCTGAATAGCTACAATATATGCCCTCTCAACTACTTTTTTTCAAAGATACTCGGGATAGAAACACCACCGGAACCAGAAGAACCTATTGAAAGAAAGATTGAGGGCTCCGTTTTTCATAAAGCTCTCGAATTGTTGTGGAAAAAGAGAATCGAGGGCTATTTCGACGGAAACGATATCCCGTGGCGCATACAGAAAACAGTTTCAGATTTCGAAGCAGCATACAGAAAAATAGCTATTACATCCGAGAATTATCAAAACTCTTTAAACTCTATTGAAGACTTCGTTTCTGAAGCCATATCCAACCAAAAAATTAAAGACCAGGACTTTAGTATCGAAGACTTCAAAAGAAGAATATGCCTAGCCTTAAAGCGCTATATCGAAGCGTTGGTTAAAATATCCGATGAGTTTGTGCCAATCGCAACCGAAACCTCTCTCCAGGGCGAATTCAATAATATTCCTATCTATGGAAAGGTTGATCGAATAGATTGTGACAGCCGTGGAAGACTGAGGATAATAGATTACAAGTCCGGCGGCTCACCAAAACTGAATGATATATTGGAAATGAATGCTATTCAATTACCGCTATATTGTTTGATGGCCGAGAAATACGGCGATGTTGTCGGAGCACATTATTGGATAGGTTTCTCCAAACTAAAACCATCTTTAAGCGCTCGATTCGAGCGAGAAGATTACCCCGGAGATAAGAATGAAAATAGCATTCCAATGGACGAATGGCGAGCATTGCTCGATAAATATTCCGCTTTAACCAAGAAGCTTATCGCCGATATCGATAATTGTAACTTCCCGCCGGAACCCGCAGGCGGCGAATGTCCCAAATGGTGTGAATTTTTCAATATTTGTAATAAAGATATTTCCAGACCCCCCTTCAGAGGCGGCGAAAATGACAAAGGATAA
- a CDS encoding arginine--tRNA ligase: MLYKANVELIEALKKTIMDMWHIEVMPELTIPDNMEFGDLSTNLPFQLARELRRSPKDIGYDIVKNIILPSSFSKVQQAGVGFLNFDYSLDFLRDMLARIIDKPRDFGKPDNCGERIQIEFVSANPTGPLNVVSARAAAVGSSIVNILRYVGHDVQGEYYLNDAGNQIRELTISFILRIIEQRGYSVEFGKDSYRGDYLANEAVLFADKEPKILENLLEIIEKSDLTSFTSDNVALLIKSNGNKDLLETLKNWILERMISEIRVSLENFGVRFDKFFRETELRNANFVVDTLDKFRAEGLTFKNEGAEWFDTPVIDPNEKPFVLIKSDGELTYGAVDIAYHRNKMLRGFDRLYDIWGPDHHGHIGRIKAAIKALKHECRFDVLVLQQVNLLENGEKIKMSKRSGNIVTLNELIEDVGVDVARFFFIARRMEAHLDFDLDLARKESDENPVYYIQYAHARINGILEHAKIKGYNPSNLGRKELASLNQPEELALARKLAQWSFVLSKCVDELAPHHLCFYLIELAQTFHPFYAKHRVVGDDPITTMARVALCRSIKEVLALGLSLLGIVAPDNM, from the coding sequence ATGCTGTATAAAGCTAATGTAGAGCTAATCGAAGCTTTGAAGAAAACCATAATGGATATGTGGCATATAGAAGTTATGCCTGAATTAACCATTCCTGACAACATGGAATTCGGCGATCTTTCAACAAATCTACCCTTCCAGCTTGCTCGAGAACTTAGGCGATCTCCAAAAGACATTGGATATGACATTGTAAAAAATATTATTCTTCCCTCTTCTTTTAGCAAGGTTCAACAAGCGGGAGTAGGATTTTTAAATTTCGATTATTCGTTGGATTTTCTCAGGGACATGCTTGCGAGAATAATCGACAAACCCCGTGATTTTGGAAAACCCGACAACTGCGGAGAGCGAATTCAAATCGAATTCGTATCCGCTAATCCAACCGGCCCTCTTAATGTTGTGAGTGCGCGCGCTGCTGCAGTGGGAAGCTCGATAGTTAATATTCTCCGCTATGTCGGTCATGACGTGCAGGGTGAGTATTATCTGAATGATGCTGGAAATCAAATACGCGAGCTCACTATTTCCTTTATTCTCAGGATAATAGAACAACGCGGTTATTCCGTAGAATTTGGAAAAGACAGCTATAGAGGCGATTATCTCGCTAACGAGGCCGTCCTGTTCGCAGACAAAGAACCGAAGATACTGGAAAATCTCTTAGAAATAATCGAAAAATCGGATTTAACCTCTTTTACTTCGGATAATGTAGCTCTTCTAATTAAATCAAACGGCAACAAAGACCTTTTAGAGACTTTAAAAAACTGGATTTTAGAGAGAATGATTTCCGAAATCCGAGTCTCTTTGGAAAACTTCGGTGTTAGATTCGATAAATTTTTCAGAGAAACCGAACTCAGGAATGCGAATTTTGTGGTCGATACTCTCGATAAATTCAGAGCAGAGGGATTGACCTTCAAAAATGAAGGCGCTGAATGGTTCGATACACCCGTGATAGACCCAAATGAAAAACCCTTTGTTCTTATCAAGTCCGATGGTGAATTGACCTACGGTGCCGTCGATATAGCCTATCACAGAAATAAGATGCTTCGTGGATTCGATAGACTTTACGATATTTGGGGCCCGGATCATCATGGCCATATCGGTAGAATTAAAGCCGCAATCAAAGCTCTCAAACACGAATGTCGCTTCGATGTTCTTGTTCTCCAACAGGTCAATTTGCTCGAAAATGGCGAAAAGATAAAGATGTCCAAGCGTTCCGGTAATATTGTTACTCTTAATGAGTTAATCGAGGATGTCGGTGTCGATGTTGCGAGATTTTTCTTCATTGCACGGCGCATGGAAGCTCATCTGGATTTCGACCTCGACCTTGCGCGAAAAGAATCGGACGAGAATCCAGTGTATTATATCCAATACGCTCACGCTAGAATTAACGGTATTCTTGAACATGCAAAGATTAAAGGCTATAATCCCTCCAATCTCGGAAGAAAAGAACTCGCTTCTCTTAATCAACCGGAAGAATTGGCCCTGGCGCGCAAACTGGCTCAGTGGTCCTTTGTTCTATCCAAGTGTGTCGACGAGTTAGCGCCACATCATTTATGCTTTTACTTAATTGAACTTGCGCAGACTTTTCATCCTTTTTATGCTAAACACCGTGTAGTTGGAGACGATCCAATTACAACTATGGCGCGTGTTGCACTTTGCCGTTCAATAAAAGAGGTCCTTGCCCTCGGCCTCAGCCTTCTTGGCATTGTAGCACCTGACAATATGTAG
- a CDS encoding UvrD-helicase domain-containing protein yields MTKDKLTLTDEQSKGVDIDTPMGMIAGAGSGKTFVLTERFIALLKRAKQNGFSPEKALRSVIAMTYTRKAAAEMASRIARKCEELAFEESDEFWHEVAIRMAEANIGTIHSFCSKIARRYPFLSKLDLSAEEARFSYVTIDSIAAEFCKHITQKESFDIEIARTLSRLIGWNNTPTLLANAYSNRLKTSDKIKATPSSQQDLLTQWRVGFLKVAAKWILHSRKIAAREIAEVMALAKRVNRTDKLASFLLDIEAPLPDPENPFGFIPFINAFTRANGEKRGMSRKGSMKSWAESDLKHARALCDHISETMSEVYPFIIDNIDELSNLDAESTVAFAKLYEHFEPFVENKLRSLGIHDFDDLLMAAQNVVVHGNYVEDLVAGIASLLVDEFQDTDPVQWHIIAHLGDNIEGSLFWVGDPKQSIYRFRGADVANIEYGKKWIIEKSGFMAQLSCNFRSKRAILNFANSIGEILFKSNEHMEFNFEAKPQSLKLGRQDNTAIDGTVEILLADNEKATEEEMLVSRIKTIVMGSSNGEDPLNISEGETQRPARWGDIALLIPKRTTLSEIKLALLSYDIPHIEIGGNSLFAVQEVASCACLIKYLADSRDIISLVGFLRSPLIALPDTAILAASISGEGNIREGIEICLKNRPPTLGNEDFLLLEQTIEILNEIEKIAETTEPSKVLSYTLERTGAWATFAGMANGQQKIANIQKFIQICVKFDGNGIEQLALHLNNLDQTDESEANIENDNSDAVKIMTIHQSKGLEFPIVMIADLGKHFSNKSQALKCDDDLGILLQAQNAQGDSKSSILQLISKLENVRENAERKRLLYVAFTRARDHLFLSADKWKSGYMKFFIEGLISSEPQTGITMVDFGGTAIKIRKGIDCIAPVIAKRVLLGKEPIYQAFDPTSLESISSAKKNETLDIEGGFYFLQATELAQLGSCPRIKQLMSFENNRKDTEERGKNWGNLIHRFFEILPSPLPGIEKIEHIALLSCNEFDFAPASAKILVKLSQDTNVKRLFSGTPQVDKREERVVLHYNKFLITGVIDRLWYDSGVWHILDYKSDAVIGKKRDQRLEYYAPQLAAYRKAAASSLGIREDSIKTSVLFTHEPVELRSIPEIDIELHFNLAQKYLQTKGKAVQENCLNCPYRSKCRMD; encoded by the coding sequence ATGACAAAGGATAAGCTTACCTTAACCGATGAGCAATCTAAGGGTGTCGATATCGACACCCCAATGGGCATGATTGCAGGCGCGGGAAGCGGTAAAACCTTCGTTTTAACGGAAAGATTCATCGCTTTACTTAAAAGGGCTAAACAAAATGGCTTTAGCCCCGAAAAGGCCTTGCGGTCTGTAATAGCAATGACTTACACCCGTAAAGCTGCTGCGGAAATGGCCTCCAGGATTGCGCGAAAATGCGAAGAGCTAGCCTTTGAAGAGAGTGACGAGTTTTGGCATGAGGTTGCAATACGAATGGCTGAGGCAAATATTGGCACAATTCATAGTTTCTGCAGTAAAATTGCACGAAGATACCCTTTTCTATCGAAACTCGATCTATCCGCCGAAGAAGCCCGATTTTCTTATGTTACAATCGATTCTATAGCGGCAGAATTTTGCAAGCATATTACACAAAAAGAGAGTTTTGATATTGAAATAGCTAGAACTTTATCGCGACTGATTGGTTGGAACAATACACCGACATTGCTTGCAAATGCATATTCTAATAGACTGAAAACATCCGATAAAATTAAGGCAACCCCTTCGAGTCAACAAGACCTATTAACACAATGGAGGGTCGGTTTTTTAAAGGTTGCTGCGAAGTGGATTTTGCATTCCAGAAAAATCGCCGCCCGAGAAATTGCCGAGGTCATGGCGCTTGCCAAAAGAGTCAATAGAACAGATAAACTCGCAAGTTTTCTTCTAGATATCGAGGCTCCATTACCAGACCCAGAGAACCCATTTGGTTTTATTCCATTTATCAATGCCTTCACAAGAGCTAATGGTGAAAAGCGAGGAATGTCCAGAAAAGGCAGTATGAAATCATGGGCGGAATCCGACCTGAAGCATGCGAGGGCTTTATGCGATCATATAAGTGAAACGATGTCCGAAGTTTATCCGTTTATTATCGATAATATTGATGAGCTTAGCAACCTCGACGCCGAATCGACCGTCGCTTTTGCAAAACTATACGAACATTTCGAACCCTTCGTTGAAAACAAGCTTCGTTCTCTCGGAATTCACGATTTCGACGACCTTCTTATGGCAGCCCAAAATGTAGTTGTTCATGGAAATTATGTCGAAGACCTCGTCGCTGGTATAGCTTCTCTTCTTGTCGATGAGTTCCAGGACACCGACCCGGTTCAGTGGCATATCATAGCTCATTTGGGCGACAATATCGAGGGTTCTCTTTTTTGGGTTGGAGATCCAAAGCAATCCATTTACCGCTTTCGAGGTGCCGATGTTGCGAACATCGAATACGGGAAAAAATGGATTATCGAAAAAAGTGGTTTCATGGCGCAGTTATCCTGTAATTTTCGTTCAAAAAGAGCCATTTTAAATTTTGCCAATTCGATAGGTGAGATATTGTTTAAATCCAACGAGCACATGGAGTTCAATTTTGAGGCTAAACCACAATCCTTAAAACTCGGGCGCCAGGATAACACTGCAATCGATGGCACAGTGGAGATACTTCTTGCAGATAACGAGAAAGCTACTGAAGAAGAAATGCTTGTAAGTCGTATAAAAACAATTGTAATGGGTTCAAGTAATGGCGAGGATCCTCTTAATATTTCTGAGGGCGAAACACAACGCCCTGCGCGCTGGGGAGACATCGCTCTTCTTATTCCAAAACGAACAACGCTTTCGGAGATTAAGCTTGCCTTACTTTCTTATGATATTCCGCATATCGAGATCGGCGGCAATAGCCTCTTTGCTGTGCAAGAGGTTGCAAGTTGCGCCTGCTTAATCAAGTATCTTGCAGATAGCAGGGATATTATTTCCCTTGTCGGTTTCTTGAGAAGCCCACTTATCGCTTTACCTGACACTGCTATTTTAGCTGCAAGCATTTCTGGTGAAGGCAATATTCGTGAAGGCATTGAAATATGCCTAAAAAACCGACCGCCTACCCTCGGCAATGAAGATTTTTTACTCCTCGAACAAACGATAGAGATACTTAATGAAATCGAAAAAATCGCGGAAACCACCGAACCATCGAAAGTTTTATCTTACACGCTTGAGAGAACCGGCGCTTGGGCTACCTTCGCGGGGATGGCTAACGGTCAGCAAAAAATTGCAAACATTCAGAAGTTTATCCAAATTTGTGTGAAATTCGACGGCAATGGCATAGAACAGCTTGCCCTCCATTTGAATAATCTTGATCAAACGGATGAAAGCGAAGCAAATATCGAGAATGATAATTCTGATGCTGTTAAGATCATGACTATTCACCAATCCAAAGGATTGGAGTTCCCAATTGTGATGATTGCCGACCTCGGAAAGCACTTTAGCAACAAATCGCAAGCCCTTAAATGCGATGACGATCTCGGAATTCTCCTCCAAGCTCAGAATGCACAAGGCGATTCAAAAAGTTCAATTTTGCAGCTCATTTCCAAACTCGAAAATGTTCGAGAAAATGCAGAAAGAAAAAGGCTTTTGTATGTTGCTTTCACAAGAGCGCGAGATCATCTATTCCTTTCCGCCGACAAATGGAAATCGGGTTATATGAAGTTTTTTATCGAAGGGCTTATTTCATCGGAGCCTCAAACCGGTATTACCATGGTTGATTTCGGTGGAACGGCCATTAAAATCAGAAAAGGAATAGACTGCATTGCACCAGTTATTGCAAAAAGAGTATTATTGGGAAAAGAACCGATATACCAAGCTTTCGACCCCACTTCATTAGAGAGCATTTCTTCTGCAAAGAAAAATGAGACCCTCGATATCGAGGGAGGTTTTTATTTTCTTCAAGCTACCGAACTTGCTCAGCTTGGCAGTTGCCCACGAATAAAACAATTAATGTCGTTCGAAAACAATCGAAAGGATACTGAGGAACGTGGTAAGAATTGGGGTAATCTCATTCATCGGTTTTTCGAAATACTCCCGAGCCCACTCCCGGGAATCGAAAAGATCGAGCATATAGCTTTATTGTCGTGCAATGAGTTCGATTTTGCGCCCGCCTCGGCAAAAATCCTTGTTAAATTATCTCAAGATACAAATGTAAAGAGGCTATTCTCTGGAACACCTCAGGTGGATAAACGAGAGGAACGCGTTGTTCTTCATTATAACAAGTTCTTGATAACTGGAGTTATTGACAGACTGTGGTATGACTCGGGCGTTTGGCATATCCTGGATTACAAAAGCGATGCTGTAATTGGTAAAAAGCGAGACCAGCGTCTAGAATATTATGCTCCTCAACTCGCCGCTTACCGCAAAGCAGCCGCTTCTTCCCTTGGAATTCGCGAAGATAGCATTAAAACTTCGGTCCTTTTCACGCATGAACCGGTGGAGCTTCGATCAATACCTGAAATCGATATTGAGCTTCATTTTAACCTTGCTCAAAAATACCTACAAACCAAAGGAAAGGCAGTTCAGGAAAACTGCCTGAACTGCCCTTATAGATCTAAATGCCGAATGGATTGA
- a CDS encoding peptidyl-prolyl cis-trans isomerase, translated as MKKILILSFLVLVGCAFAQADGKGIVATVNDDVIVTLNELMGEIRTLPQDQVSIATTKEGVTQVLDGIIRRKLLADNARMLQVDTVQVVKEAMNRSEDIVLADFLVMNIQANSQTEPVTEADAQQVYAQNESLFYSIPQVELKQIVAISEDEADKIEGELEKGKKFDDLIERYPGNPEGAKSGDIGFILQNQLSPAVVQIADGLTPGKWGGPIKTESGLHFIYLISRKPSEKLAFEDIKEDLIGRIGGLRAQNAVDGYIQSLIDESKVSIDNSVLKEAIVPVQSE; from the coding sequence ATGAAGAAAATCCTTATTCTGTCGTTTTTGGTTTTAGTTGGTTGTGCCTTTGCTCAGGCTGATGGAAAGGGCATCGTAGCAACAGTCAACGACGATGTTATTGTAACACTTAACGAGCTTATGGGTGAGATAAGAACTCTACCTCAAGATCAGGTTTCTATCGCTACGACCAAGGAGGGTGTTACTCAAGTTCTCGATGGTATTATCCGAAGGAAGCTTTTAGCTGATAATGCTCGAATGTTACAGGTAGATACCGTTCAAGTGGTTAAAGAAGCGATGAATCGCTCTGAGGACATCGTTCTTGCTGATTTTCTGGTGATGAATATTCAAGCGAATTCTCAAACTGAACCGGTTACAGAGGCCGATGCTCAGCAGGTCTATGCTCAGAATGAGTCGCTTTTCTATTCTATTCCACAGGTTGAACTAAAGCAGATCGTTGCAATATCGGAAGACGAAGCTGATAAAATTGAGGGTGAGCTAGAAAAGGGTAAAAAATTCGATGACTTGATCGAGCGATATCCGGGAAATCCCGAGGGTGCCAAATCTGGCGATATTGGATTTATTTTACAGAATCAATTATCCCCTGCGGTTGTTCAGATTGCCGATGGTCTTACTCCTGGTAAGTGGGGTGGCCCTATTAAAACAGAAAGCGGCTTACATTTTATTTACTTAATTTCGAGGAAACCATCTGAGAAATTGGCTTTCGAAGATATTAAGGAAGACCTTATTGGCAGAATAGGCGGTCTTCGCGCGCAGAATGCCGTAGATGGTTATATACAGTCGCTTATCGACGAATCTAAAGTATCTATTGATAATTCAGTGCTAAAAGAGGCTATCGTCCCGGTGCAATCGGAATAG
- the rsfS gene encoding ribosome silencing factor has product MTEIEQPTTREIVLALAETIVEKMGRDVRILDLRGLTEIADWFIIASVQSKRHLKILGGDLVSEIKSANIGPIRVEGLTSESWAIIDMFDIVVHLFLPDKRDFYSLEDYWADAPSETIGIEVEGEEDAV; this is encoded by the coding sequence ATGACAGAAATTGAACAACCCACAACACGCGAGATAGTGTTAGCACTCGCGGAGACAATCGTTGAAAAGATGGGGCGTGATGTCCGCATCCTAGACCTTAGGGGCCTCACAGAGATAGCGGATTGGTTCATCATTGCTAGCGTTCAAAGCAAAAGACACCTCAAGATTTTAGGCGGAGACTTGGTCAGTGAAATTAAATCAGCCAATATCGGCCCTATTCGAGTTGAGGGTCTGACGAGTGAATCGTGGGCTATTATCGATATGTTCGATATTGTAGTGCATCTTTTCTTACCGGACAAAAGGGATTTTTATTCCCTCGAAGATTATTGGGCTGATGCGCCCTCCGAGACTATCGGTATCGAGGTTGAAGGGGAAGAGGATGCTGTATAA
- the rho gene encoding transcription termination factor Rho translates to MEYEIFLFRDKPPENQEPSHRAEAPEKPKEKKSPEIKKAEEKPIKKNIERKDKPERRKPDPRKTKQTEPIHKKNFAHQSKPQDKARERVEREVAMRSEPTKTPHSIPRKPVNANLEELKKKHIDELVSLAEEFDIDSASSLRRQDIIFRYLEKIVAFKGNISGSGVLEVLPDGYGFLRSPDYNYLAGPDDIYVSPSQIKRFRLRTGDAVTGHIRPPKDSERFFALLKVETINDENPEALRHKILFDNLTPLYPNESLILENSPSDSSMRIMDLLTPIGKGQRGLITSPPKAGKTVLLQKIANSLSHNHPECKLIVLLIDERPEEVTDMQRSVNAEVISSTFDEAPQRHVQIANMVIERAKRLVEHKRDVVILLDSITRLARAYNSVAPHSGRILTGGVDASALQKPKRFFGAARNIEEGGSLTILGTALIETGSKMDEVIFEEFKGTGNMEIVFDRRLADRRIFPAMDVNRSSTRKEELLLDNTSLQRIWLLRKILADMNPVEAMEFLKNKVLTTKTNEEFMKSMAIG, encoded by the coding sequence ATGGAGTATGAAATATTCCTATTCAGAGACAAGCCACCCGAAAACCAAGAGCCATCACACCGTGCTGAAGCTCCCGAAAAGCCAAAAGAGAAAAAATCGCCCGAAATAAAAAAAGCCGAAGAAAAACCGATTAAAAAGAATATAGAGAGAAAAGACAAACCCGAAAGAAGAAAACCTGACCCTAGAAAAACAAAACAGACAGAACCAATACATAAGAAGAACTTCGCTCATCAATCAAAACCCCAAGATAAGGCTCGTGAGCGCGTTGAAAGAGAGGTTGCAATGAGGTCGGAGCCCACAAAAACACCCCACTCTATTCCTAGGAAACCAGTGAATGCCAATCTCGAAGAGCTTAAGAAAAAGCATATAGACGAATTGGTTTCGCTCGCTGAAGAGTTTGATATCGACAGCGCTAGCTCTCTCAGAAGGCAAGATATTATCTTTAGATACCTTGAAAAGATAGTAGCTTTTAAGGGGAACATATCAGGAAGCGGCGTATTAGAGGTTCTTCCCGATGGTTATGGCTTCCTTCGTAGCCCTGACTATAATTATCTCGCTGGCCCTGATGACATTTACGTTTCGCCCAGTCAGATCAAACGCTTTCGCCTGCGAACAGGTGATGCTGTAACTGGACACATCCGCCCACCTAAAGACTCCGAGCGCTTTTTCGCGCTTTTAAAGGTTGAAACTATCAACGATGAAAACCCTGAGGCCCTACGCCACAAGATTCTCTTCGATAACCTAACACCACTTTACCCTAATGAAAGCCTTATTCTCGAGAATTCCCCCTCAGATTCCTCGATGAGAATTATGGATCTTCTCACTCCTATTGGCAAGGGACAGAGAGGCCTTATTACAAGCCCTCCAAAAGCCGGAAAGACCGTGCTTTTACAAAAAATTGCCAATTCGCTTTCACATAATCACCCCGAATGCAAACTCATAGTGCTTCTTATAGATGAGCGTCCTGAGGAAGTAACCGACATGCAGCGTTCGGTGAATGCCGAAGTGATTTCAAGCACCTTTGACGAAGCACCCCAAAGGCATGTTCAGATTGCGAACATGGTTATTGAACGCGCAAAGCGGCTTGTCGAGCACAAACGCGATGTTGTGATTCTCCTCGATTCTATTACTAGGCTTGCAAGGGCATATAACTCTGTCGCGCCGCACTCCGGTAGAATACTCACGGGTGGTGTCGATGCTTCGGCATTACAAAAACCCAAGAGGTTCTTCGGTGCCGCTAGAAACATAGAAGAGGGCGGAAGTCTTACCATCCTCGGCACGGCACTCATTGAAACCGGCAGCAAGATGGACGAGGTTATTTTTGAGGAATTCAAGGGCACAGGCAACATGGAAATCGTATTCGACCGCAGACTTGCCGACAGAAGAATATTCCCCGCTATGGATGTTAATCGCTCGAGCACGCGCAAAGAGGAACTACTTCTCGATAATACTTCGCTGCAGAGAATATGGCTTTTAAGAAAGATACTTGCTGACATGAATCCGGTAGAGGCTATGGAATTTCTTAAGAATAAAGTGCTAACAACAAAGACTAATGAAGAATTCATGAAATCCATGGCTATAGGCTGA